A region of Plantactinospora sp. BC1 DNA encodes the following proteins:
- a CDS encoding NlpC/P60 family protein: MLFTGTTPALAEPSVAEIEQQIDTAWRKLEPVVERHNATRQDLTAKKKQAAALQKKIAPLQSQIDAAMNRVSDFAVEAYKGDKASAVNALLTTKSPTALVGQLSVLDQFARQQQREVQAVVDLKNKYAAQKAPLDRLVSQLTKTEAELAAKKKEIDAEVERLQKLRIQAYGNGSAGPLRPAPCPATYPGGPAGQAVKFACAQIGKPYKWGAEGPSSYDCSGLTLAAWAKGGVGLPHNARAQRGQVKSVSRSQLRPGDLVFYYADLSHVGMYVGGGWIVHASRAGEPVKMKRMDDGEIHSFGRPG, encoded by the coding sequence GTGCTGTTCACCGGCACGACGCCGGCACTCGCCGAACCGTCGGTGGCCGAGATCGAGCAGCAGATCGACACCGCCTGGCGCAAACTGGAGCCGGTCGTCGAGAGGCACAACGCCACCCGGCAGGACCTGACCGCGAAGAAGAAGCAGGCCGCCGCCCTGCAGAAGAAGATCGCCCCGCTCCAGTCGCAGATCGACGCCGCGATGAACCGGGTGAGCGACTTCGCCGTGGAGGCGTACAAGGGCGACAAGGCGTCCGCGGTCAACGCCCTGCTCACCACGAAGTCGCCGACCGCGCTGGTCGGCCAGCTCTCGGTGCTCGACCAGTTCGCGCGGCAGCAGCAGCGCGAGGTGCAGGCGGTCGTCGACCTCAAGAACAAGTACGCCGCCCAGAAGGCCCCGCTGGACCGGTTGGTCAGCCAGCTGACCAAGACCGAGGCGGAGCTGGCGGCGAAGAAGAAGGAGATCGACGCCGAGGTCGAGCGGTTGCAGAAGCTGCGGATCCAGGCGTACGGGAACGGCTCCGCCGGCCCGCTGCGGCCCGCGCCCTGCCCGGCGACCTACCCCGGCGGCCCGGCCGGCCAGGCGGTCAAGTTCGCCTGCGCCCAGATCGGCAAGCCGTACAAGTGGGGTGCGGAAGGCCCCAGCTCGTACGACTGCTCCGGCCTGACCCTGGCCGCCTGGGCGAAGGGCGGCGTCGGGCTGCCGCACAACGCCCGGGCGCAGCGCGGGCAGGTGAAGTCGGTCAGCCGCTCCCAGCTCCGCCCCGGTGACCTCGTCTTCTACTACGCCGACCTCAGCCACGTCGGCATGTACGTCGGCGGCGGATGGATCGTGCACGCGTCCCGGGCCGGCGAACCGGTGAAGATGAAGCGGATGGACGACGGCGAGATCCACAGCTTCGGCAGACCCGGCTGA